From the genome of Lutzomyia longipalpis isolate SR_M1_2022 chromosome 2, ASM2433408v1, one region includes:
- the LOC129788569 gene encoding putative ankyrin repeat protein RF_1087 isoform X1, translated as MSEIFDCVRQNDVTKMQKLLTNSHSWVDIMDEEGNTPLMVACRLGFVDCVRILIASGADVLHVNRTGINALTLAALSGCVETIKCLLMVTPIEHHIQTTLIPPLTAAIFGGHRKAVNFLLPFHETLSSTTTREGNTPLMLSLIFEHYNMLDLFSDEPLHLKNSLGMTVGDILEYRRKFMN; from the exons ATGTCCG AAATCTTTGACTGTGTCCGTCAAAATGATGTGACAAAAATGCAGAAGCTCCTGACAAATTCCCATTCATGGGTGGATATTATGGACGAGGAAGGGAATACACCATTGATGGTGGCATGTCGGTTGGGCTTTGTAGATTGCGTTCGAATACTCATTGCAAGTGGAGCCGATGTCCTCCATGTCAATCGCACTG GTATCAATGCTCTGACCCTGGCTGCCCTATCGGGATGCGTGGAGACCATCAAGTGCCTCCTGATGGTCACCCCCATTGAACATCACATCCAAACAACCCTCATCCCCCCATTGACTGCAGCAATTTTCGGGGGGCACCGTAAGGCAGTTAATTTCCTTCTACCCTTCCACGAAACCCTCAGCAGTACCACAACGCGAGaag gaaataCACCTTTGATGCTTTCACTCATTTTTGAGCATTACAACATGTTGGATTTATTCAGTGATGAACCGttgcatttgaaaaattcccttGGAATGACTGTTGGTGACATTCTGGAGTATCGGAGGAAATTCATGAACTGA
- the LOC129788569 gene encoding putative ankyrin repeat protein RF_1087 isoform X2, which produces MQKLLTNSHSWVDIMDEEGNTPLMVACRLGFVDCVRILIASGADVLHVNRTGINALTLAALSGCVETIKCLLMVTPIEHHIQTTLIPPLTAAIFGGHRKAVNFLLPFHETLSSTTTREGNTPLMLSLIFEHYNMLDLFSDEPLHLKNSLGMTVGDILEYRRKFMN; this is translated from the exons ATGCAGAAGCTCCTGACAAATTCCCATTCATGGGTGGATATTATGGACGAGGAAGGGAATACACCATTGATGGTGGCATGTCGGTTGGGCTTTGTAGATTGCGTTCGAATACTCATTGCAAGTGGAGCCGATGTCCTCCATGTCAATCGCACTG GTATCAATGCTCTGACCCTGGCTGCCCTATCGGGATGCGTGGAGACCATCAAGTGCCTCCTGATGGTCACCCCCATTGAACATCACATCCAAACAACCCTCATCCCCCCATTGACTGCAGCAATTTTCGGGGGGCACCGTAAGGCAGTTAATTTCCTTCTACCCTTCCACGAAACCCTCAGCAGTACCACAACGCGAGaag gaaataCACCTTTGATGCTTTCACTCATTTTTGAGCATTACAACATGTTGGATTTATTCAGTGATGAACCGttgcatttgaaaaattcccttGGAATGACTGTTGGTGACATTCTGGAGTATCGGAGGAAATTCATGAACTGA